In a genomic window of Desulfovibrio inopinatus DSM 10711:
- a CDS encoding GT99 family glycosyltransferase N-terminal domain-containing protein, with product MKILFFIEPHPIRNNDTAFRWILDNFIKLIKDDIATEVHKFKQLNIECKILLPPQLEAARKTYPGFDKANFFLRDNPYGLCHHLYEKFGKLNWFTDGLMLWKDLLSGVGEITENYFNLLLELHNDFPFDAIVYWGNNGAVRKFSEFFSIPAISVELGCMRSPLVDTLYFDYQGVNGYSTLAGKALPPEPIPLNYPSFTDKFKRRLDQTFWPSTVTARRDRINILVPLQLLDDSNIIAFSQFSSMVDFLNTVFNDFDELNPYYIVKPHPGAKNLRWTKRDHLKCQQLCDKRSDVLWLDNFDNNLSYISLLRQIDGVATVNSSAGFEALTLGKPVISYGDSCYSGIVNRNAEDFRRDLERGSLDSIKRTQRATTLLNYYLVNRADLTNASFFIYQLDRQLNLFTNNLYRNEFHLDDLFISRSFIERCQTLRYNRKDFLPFIGEL from the coding sequence ATGAAAATATTATTTTTTATTGAGCCACACCCCATTCGCAACAATGATACCGCTTTTAGATGGATACTGGATAACTTTATCAAGCTTATAAAAGATGATATCGCAACCGAGGTACACAAATTCAAGCAGCTCAACATAGAATGCAAAATACTTCTCCCTCCGCAACTGGAAGCAGCAAGAAAAACCTATCCTGGGTTCGACAAGGCTAATTTTTTCTTACGTGACAATCCATATGGACTCTGCCACCACCTATATGAAAAATTTGGAAAATTGAATTGGTTTACAGACGGGCTGATGCTTTGGAAAGATCTCCTCAGCGGCGTTGGAGAAATTACGGAGAACTACTTCAACCTTCTTCTTGAATTGCATAATGACTTTCCGTTTGACGCCATTGTGTACTGGGGAAACAATGGAGCTGTGAGAAAGTTTTCCGAATTTTTTTCGATCCCTGCAATTAGCGTAGAGCTTGGCTGTATGCGCAGCCCTCTCGTCGATACTTTATATTTTGATTACCAAGGGGTAAACGGTTACAGTACGTTAGCTGGTAAAGCGTTGCCACCGGAACCGATTCCTTTAAATTATCCATCTTTTACCGATAAATTCAAAAGACGGTTGGACCAAACATTTTGGCCATCAACAGTAACAGCGCGTCGTGATAGAATAAATATTCTTGTTCCTCTTCAACTCCTTGATGATTCGAACATCATTGCTTTTTCTCAATTTTCTTCCATGGTTGATTTTTTAAACACTGTTTTTAATGATTTTGACGAATTAAACCCTTACTACATCGTTAAGCCGCATCCAGGGGCGAAGAACCTTCGGTGGACAAAACGTGATCATTTAAAATGCCAGCAATTATGCGACAAACGCTCTGATGTCCTTTGGCTCGACAATTTTGACAACAACTTATCGTATATTTCGCTGCTAAGACAAATTGACGGCGTCGCTACGGTCAATAGCTCGGCTGGATTCGAGGCATTAACTCTTGGAAAACCAGTTATATCTTATGGTGATTCTTGTTACTCGGGAATCGTCAACCGTAATGCTGAAGACTTTCGGCGTGACCTTGAACGAGGTTCACTCGATTCGATAAAACGAACGCAACGTGCTACGACATTGCTCAATTATTACCTTGTCAATCGAGCTGACTTAACCAATGCAAGCTTTTTTATATATCAACTCGATCGCCAGTTAAATTTATTCACCAACAATCTCTATCGAAATGAGTTTCATTTGGATGACCTGTTCATATCAAGAAGTTTTATAGAACGGTGTCAAACTTTACGATACAACCGGAAAGATTTCTTACCCTTTATAGGTGAGTTATAA